A portion of the Sabethes cyaneus chromosome 3, idSabCyanKW18_F2, whole genome shotgun sequence genome contains these proteins:
- the LOC128742099 gene encoding thiamine transporter 1-like, translating to MQQWLKISLLLCTFGFLKEIRPSEPFIVDYLAGPWRNITMNEIVQEAFPIGTYSYLTQLVVIFLVTDLLRYKPLIVVNGLAGVVVWSMLIWTVSLQGLKILEVFYGTYCAAEIAYYSYIYAKVDREHYQKVTSHTRAAIYSGKFFAGVLAQILVFTKAMDLKELNYLSLAAQICATMWALFLPPVSTSMYFHRAALPIRRTNSFLEENGQKVSSIDDQNFLEKPATFKRKAISAFILIWIHFKSAFTNLTVLQWSIWYALAMAGYIQVIAYVQALWSEVDSDQPASWNGAVEAAVTLLGAVVSLLAGYIHDGFLKPRSSLFSLSLLSLGQGGAILLATATSNLIVSYLGYIAFGVLYAFTITVVSAEIAKNISDDSFGLVFGFNTLIALSLQTLLTFAVTDAAGWFALDVIGQFTVYGYYFIVLSVIYLIFLLGEILSSFYRRNN from the exons ATGCAACAATGGCTAAAAATATCGCTGCTGCTTTGTACGTTCGGCTTTTTGAAAGAAATCCGCCCTAGCGAACCGTTCATCGTAGACTATCTGGCAGGACCATGGCGCAATATCACAATGAACGAG ATTGTCCAGGAGGCCTTTCCCATCGGTACCTACTCGTACCTAACGCAACTGGTAGTAATCTTTTTGGTTACCGATTTACTGCGATACAAACCATTGATCGTGGTAAATGGCCTGGCCGGGGTCGTTGTTTGGAGCATGCTGATATGGACAGTATCGCTGCAAGGATTGAAAATTCTCGAAGTATTCTACGGCACTTACTGCGCTGCTGAAATAGCATATTATAGTTACATTTACGCAAAAGTCGATCGAGAACATTACCAGAAGGTAACATCGCACACTCGAGCTGCAATCTACAGCGGGAAGTTCTTTGCCGGAGTCCTGGCACAAATCTTAGTATTCACTAAGGCGATGGATCTGAAGGAGCTAAATTATCTCTCACTAGCCGCGCAAATTTGTGCTACGATGTGGGCACTGTTTTTACCTCCCGTATCAACCAGCATGTATTTCCATCGAGCTGCACTTCCAATAAGAAGAACAAACAGCTTTCTAGAGGAGAATGGACAGAAAGTCAGCAGCATCGATGATCAAAACTTCCTCGAAAAGCCGGCAACATTCAAGAGGAAAGCAATTTCAGCATTTATTCTAATTTGGATACACTTCAAATCTGCATTCACGAATTTGACCGTACTTCAGTGGAGCATTTGGTATGCGCTTGCCATGGCCGGCTACATACAGGTCATTGCATATGTACAGGCACTGTGGAGTGAAGTCGATTCCGATCAACCCGCTAGCTGGAATGGTGCTGTTGAAGCAGCCGTGACACTACTCGGAGCGGTCGTATCGCTGCTAGCTGGTTACATCCACGATGGGTTTCTGAAGCCAAGAAGCAGTCTGTTTTCCCTATCTCTACTATCACTGGGGCAAGGAGGAGCCATTTTGCTTGCAACAGCCACCAGCAATCTCATTGTTTCCTACTTAGGATACATTGCCTTTGGCGTACTGTATGCTTTTACAATTACAGTTGTCAGTGCCGAAATTGCTAAAAACATTTCGGACGATAGTTTCGGGTTAGTGTTTGGCTTTAATACGCTGATAGCTCTGTCGCTTCAGACACTACTGACATTCGCCGTAACCGATGCCGCCGGATGGTTCGCGCTGGATGTGATTGGTCAATTCACCGTTTACGGTTACTACTTTATTGTACTTAGCGTTATCTATTTGATATTTTTGCTTGGAGAAATTCTAAGCAGTTTCTACAGGAGAAATAACTAA